The Azotosporobacter soli DNA segment TTCGGCGTACCGCTGTAGCGACGGCCGACGACTTCGCGCATCGAATTGAAATCATCCGGTTTGCCGTCCTGGCTTGCCAGCCTGAATTTTCGGTAGGCGGCCTTATGCGGTCGTCCGCCTTGGAAGACAACCATCGATGCCACCGTTTCCGCGCCCTGGATATGGGAAATATCGAAACACTCGATGCGCTGCGGCGCTTCGCTCAGGCCGATCGCATCGGCAAGCTGTTCGATCGCCCCGTCTTCCAACCTGATCTTGGCGGCGAGGCGCAGATTCTCCGCCGCCAAAACGGTGGATGCGTTATCCGCAGCCATTGTCACTAAATCTCGTTTGCTGCCGCGTTGCGGCACCAATAGTTCAACCTTGCCTTCGCGTAGTCCGCCCAGCCAACCAGCAATCAACTCCGCCTCCGGCAGTGCAGTCGGTAATAATATTTCCCGGGGAATAAATGCGGCCTGACTATAATATTGCTTGAGAAAAGCCGTCAAAACATCAGCCTGTTCTTCATCCAATCCCGCTCCCGTCAAAAGGAAATGATCGCGCCCCACCAATTTGCCGCTGCGAATAAAAAACACCTGTACGCAACTGCCATTTTCACTTTGCGCAATACCGATCACATCCTGATCGCCTGCACCGGTCACACCGTTATTCCGTGCGGTAATCTGCTCGACCGCCGCCAACTGGTCACGAAAGCGGGCGGCGCGTTCGAACTCCATCGCCTCCGCCGCTTCGGCCATACGCCGTTTCAACTCACGCGCCAGCGTATCGCTGCGACCTTCCAGAAGCAAACAGACATCCTGCACCATCTGACGATAGGGCGCCGCTTCAACGAATCCCGCGCAAGGGCCCAGGCAACGCTTAATGTGATACTCCAAACAAGGACGACGCTGTTCAAGCGTCCGGCAGCTGCGCAACGGAAACATCTTGCGCAACAGTTTTATCGTTTCATGCACCGCGCCGGCGCTGGTATACGGCCCGAAATAGCGCGCGCCGTCCTTCGCCACGCGCCGCGCAACGTATAGACGCGGGAATTCCTCCTGCAGACTGACTTTGATATACGGGTAGGTCTTGTCGTCGCGCAGACTGATATTGTATTTGGGCCGATGCTGCTTGATCAGATTGCATTCCAGGATCAACGCTTCCACTTCGCTGCCGGTCACGATATATTCGAGATCTTCAATCCGACTGACCATCGCTTTCACTTTAGGCGAGTGATTCTTATGCGATTGAAAGTAGGAACGCACACGGTTTTTCAGA contains these protein-coding regions:
- the uvrC gene encoding excinuclease ABC subunit UvrC; protein product: MREKIKEKLQHLPEKPGVYLMKDRGGHIIYVGKAVVLKNRVRSYFQSHKNHSPKVKAMVSRIEDLEYIVTGSEVEALILECNLIKQHRPKYNISLRDDKTYPYIKVSLQEEFPRLYVARRVAKDGARYFGPYTSAGAVHETIKLLRKMFPLRSCRTLEQRRPCLEYHIKRCLGPCAGFVEAAPYRQMVQDVCLLLEGRSDTLARELKRRMAEAAEAMEFERAARFRDQLAAVEQITARNNGVTGAGDQDVIGIAQSENGSCVQVFFIRSGKLVGRDHFLLTGAGLDEEQADVLTAFLKQYYSQAAFIPREILLPTALPEAELIAGWLGGLREGKVELLVPQRGSKRDLVTMAADNASTVLAAENLRLAAKIRLEDGAIEQLADAIGLSEAPQRIECFDISHIQGAETVASMVVFQGGRPHKAAYRKFRLASQDGKPDDFNSMREVVGRRYSGTPKDLPDLIIIDGGKGQLSSALEIIRAAGHYQIPVVGLAKEFEHIFREGESEPVILPKESAAMYLVQRIRDEAHRFAITYHRKLRSKRNVASVLDHIEGIGPKRRQALWQAFASIEEMRAATLEQLCAVPGMNRKAAEEMQNFFRATEQRRQDG